CACCCTCAGCCCTTCAATAAATAAATATCGGATGCAAATGGGCACGTGTTGCATTCGCCCTAACAGACGTAAGAGTGACAAATGTGAAGAATGTGTATCCGTGCTGGGCTCGCCCATCCcctaccctccccccccccatccaTAGAGAAGAAGCTTGGCATTCAttcagctctctctctctgtgtgtgtgtgtcttgcaGCGCAGTTTTGTATGCGTGTTCGTTGGTTTCTCTGTTTCTACCTCGCTTCCTTGCTCATCACTTGTTTACTTGCTAGGACTTTTTCTGCATATTTTCTCGACGGCtgttgtggctgctgctgctcttctgttTCCACATACTTTTGGTTACTAATGCCAGAGGTGtcctgcgcgtgtgggtaTGCGCCTGTCCCTGtggtgctctttttttcttcgtttcttcttgctTACAAAAGATGACTTGGTGGGTGAGCATTCCGgtgtgccctccccctcctccaaaCAGTctcttcgttctctctctttctcgctgttGATCGTCTCGCTTTGTGGGTGGCAACAGTGTGCCGCAGGCAACGCATCCTTGAGGCCAATACTTAAgacactgctgccgctgcgcaatAAGTTCTGAAAGACAAACAACTGTTCTCCACCCCACTCTCCCACCAGacgtgcacacgtgtgcgtttTGCTGTTCTTCGCGTATCCTCTACGCTTCGCCAACGGTGCTTCTCACCTTTTACCTTTTTCTGTCTGTCGCTAttgctgtgctgccgctgctctccttcctgCGCAACAGGCGTTCTCCTacgtggcggcgcggtgcaggGCTCGGAAAAGGGTAGTGCCAGCTCTCTAATCATCTCCCTCCGTGGTGGCACGTCGCCCTCCTTGCCAGCGAAGGGCAGTGGAGCAGCGCTGACTTTGGCGCATGCAGCACTGAAGGCGGCCACATTGAACAGAGAGATGTTAGTCCTAAGAAGTCTCGCCTCCTCGCAGCGTGAAAAGAGTGAGGCGCCCCTGCACGTGAAGCGAAAGACCGGTAGGCAAAAGCACCGGCAACAACTGCAGCAGGTGAGTGGTAAGCCAGgtgcgccggcggcggcccaGGTCTGCACCTTCGACCTCCTCTGGCATCACCTCGGCGTGGAACCAGGGGCAGCTCCCTGCCGATGACAACATCCGCCTCATCGttctctccacccccgcGGTTCTGACCTTTGCGTTTTGGTACTGGAACCAGCGCACGATGGAGCTccaggtgctgcggtggttTCATTGGTACTATCGAGACGCCAGCGAGACGGCCACCATCGACGAAAATGATCAGACCTTTTTGCGGGCGTCACTTGCGACGCTGATGCTGGGCTTTGGCGGTATCACACTCATCTGGTACACCAGTTTCGTCTATGTGGATCACCAGGACAAGGATGTGAGCCTGAAGCGGCATAACAAGAGGTGGGTTGACCGTGCGGTAAATCGGCTCAAGTTTCGTGTGGACCGGCGGTGCGCCAATTTCCAGTGTCTCTTGTGGAAGCTCTACTTCGTCCTGCAGTTGGTGCCGGCCTATgtcccactgccgctgctcctcctcccagaGGAGACAGGCGATGGTGAGTAAGGCACTTCCGGGAAGAGCGACCACTCTCCAATGTCTGcgttggcggtggcgttAGCCGCCCGTCACAgcgctttctttcccttcaccGCGACTACTTTGACAAACGACTTACCGCCCACGATAGACACACAGTTTACGGTGGTGCCTGCCTTGGAGACCCCCGAATCGGCAATCAACCTTGAGACGCAGGGGCAGGTGAGAACCGTTGGTGCAGCGGTGAGTAACGCATCGCCAGCAAAGCCGTACAAGAGCAATGACAACAATGGCGATGATGACTGGGACAGGGGGGACGTAGGCTTCTGCGGGCGTGCCACAACGGTACCCTCACTACACCGACGagaccgccgtcgccacacCCGCCAGCGATGCGACGTACTTGCTACTTCTTTGCTGCCTACCCGCACGGCATTCTTTCCTGGTGCGACTGGGTGAACATGATCAGCAACGCCACCCGTCGTGACAAGAAGCTTTTTCTGGGCAACCGCGACGTGGTGCAGCAATCGCTATCGACGcagtcgctgccgcacacAGGCAGCATCTTCACAACGAGTAACACCCGCGTCATACCCCTAACATCGGGCCCAATCATGGGCCTTCCTGTGTCACCACCCACCGTTGCTGTGAGGGGCTCCACTGGTGCTGACTGGGCAGCTGGTGGTGCAACGTATGCGAAGGGGCGCTACTATTTCTACGACCCCCTCATGAAGAAATTCGTGATGCGCCTCGACAAGGACGAGGCAGTTCCGGCGAAGCCCGCAGGAGCTGAGGTCTACCGCCGGTGCCTTTGCATCGCGTGGGCATGgtgtgatgccgctgctccaaAGAGCAAAGCAAGGCCGGGTCGCCTGCAATCCAGCGGTTCACCAGATGCTGGGGCTGATGCAGCCACTAGAACCACCAGTTCACTGCGCCGCCCACTGAAGATTTGCATAAGCGCTGTGGTTGCCACTTTCCTCTTCTACGTATCCATCGTGCGCGAGATCCACATTGTTTTCCGGTTATATGAACGCCTCGTACGAAACCCGCaagcgtgtgctgctgtacaacaacaacacccaATGAGAGGGTGGGCGGCCCCCTCGTCTCACCCGCGCACTCTACGAAGGCCCAGCTCACCGCAGATGCAGAGGATAAAGACAAGGGCGCTGACGAGTATCATGAGAGTACCTTGTCGGATGACCTAAaccatctgctgctgttctcgGATGGAGCTTCTGAGTCTCTTCTATCCTCGGCCCACAGTCCTGCTCGCCTACTGCTGCCACGCCGAAAAGGCTTCCTGCGCTTGGCGAtccacacacagagcaaGCTGGTGTCTGTGCACACCTTCGGAGAGACAGACTACTTTGAGCACCACAGCTCCCCCACCATGCGGCACGCAACCACCgttgacgacgacgactcgACGTACATGTCGCGGCGAAAGTCGGTGCCGGATACTTCCCTGCGCCCTGACGCCACGGGTGGCGACAGAGTAACACTTACGACAGCGGTGAATGCATTTGCCGCTGTtgcaagaggagcagcagcagatggagCATGACCGGCCCGAGAATACCTTGGCCGAAGGGCTACACGGTGGCGTTACCTCGTCTTTGGGCCCAAttggctgcagcggtgatAGTACCTCATCCACCACTATCATGCTACCCAGCACGATGTGCTGGGTGCCAACCATTGCATAGCGGCTCCCCATTCGCACTGTCAATGCTCTTGTCTACCGTCCCAACACTGCCCCACCCGGCCGCAGCACACCACAAGTCGCACTACCACGAATCACAGAGCGGCGGGGAGAAGAGACAGCTGAGGGAAAGGGGCGAGGTGCGGGACCCGTATGGGCGGACACCAACGACGCTGTACATGCAGCTGTTCTCCTTGAAAAAATAAAACCTGCACGAGAGCGGCAGCATTGAGGTTccgctgaaggaggtgggGATGGCAACGATCATGAATCACGAATCACGAATCGAGTCTGCCGGAGGAAGTGCAGGACGGCTTCCCTTCTATTTCCGAGCAGCTAGCCCAGAAGCATTcagcaaagagggaggctaagacggcggcggtggcggcttcTTCACCCACCCCCAACTCTCGGACGCTTCTCGCGCTTTATCCAggctgtgcagcacctcttccagGAGGCCTTTGGTCACTCGCTACGCATCGTCAGTAACATCATTCCACACCGCATCAGGGGAGAGACGGTCGTGGGCAGGTCCATATACTTCGAGCTGCCTCCAGACTTGCACCAGATGTGCCCCGCCCCGGTGCGCTATTTCAACAAGAAAGACCAGTGGGCCCTGTGGgctgcgcaggaggtgcgctTCCATGCGCTCCAAGAGCTCTTTCTCAAAtacgcgccacagcacttGAAGGACCCCAGCCAACACCGTAGTGCTCCTCCGCCGTgatctcccccccccccctttctgccGTGCGCACTTGTTTCTGGGTGCGGgagcgctgcgtcggtgagGGAGGTAGTAGCCAGCGTGCTGTTTACTCTGCTCCGAGCTCATCTTGGTGATACTGATTTTGACAGGGGATAGCTTTGCGATGACACTTTTCTTAGCGTGCGTGTtttgttggtgtgtgtgtgttacaACGCATCAACGGATGCCCAAGTAGAGCGAGACGGGAGAAGGATACGGATGAACCTGAGACCGCTGAATCccaggacgaggaggggagcgTAGAACAGGAAGAGGGGACCAAAAAGAGCTCTGCCTTAGTGAATATCACATATTGGCTTTCTTGCTTGGCTACTCTGATGTATTCTTCCGCACTCGTATGTGTGTACTTACACGCAGTCTGCTTTGCGTTTCAGGCGTTCAGCTGTCATGCGAAACCCCAGCCAATCCTCCTCACAGCAGGAGCCAACGGACTTTCAAAACGTGGTCACAGACGCCCGTGCACTCGAATGCGACCTCGAGCACTTGTGCCTTTCACAGGCACCGCAGGCCCATCCCCATCGGCCACCGTCGTTTCTGTTCGCTTTACCACTGCCTAccagaggaaaggaagaaaagggccCATCACTGTgggctctcctctctctctctcgtttgttTCCTCTGATAGACGGTGCTCTGCGGTTTTGCTCTCGATGTACTCACGCTTCTTGCGTGTGTCATTGTCGATGTTAgtgcgtttttttctttcattaGCACCGGCATGTGGCAGCTGTCGTTGCGTTACTCGACTCCCGGCGCTAGCACCTGCCTTGGTGCATCGtgtcccccttctccactgctgTTGGTGGCGAggcttctttttttttctcgtgcTGCACAACGCATTTCGCGTGATCACATatagcgagagagagagacaccttGCTGAGCCTTCGAGTTTAGGTACGGCCATGACGCTCCTAagaggggtggtggaggtggtagGTGAGGTTGAGTATTTCACACAGGCACGTGTGTATGTCGGTGTCTGTCGGCGGCTGCACATGCGCAGGCTGACATTTTGTGCTTAGACgcctcccttctttttctaGGTGCTGTTCTTCGCCCTTTTCTCGTCTTGCTCATTCTTCTTAGCTCTTTACACCCTCATCCCCTCGCACGACATTGGTGTGATACACTGCGCATGCGCGTCGGGGTGCGTATCTACGAGTATCCTTGTTGCACGACGGTATCGTTTAGCCCCGCAAAGAAGAATccaacgagaaaaaaagagaggtgcaATACAACTGTTTCAGGCGAGTCTTTGTCGGTCGCGGTATTCATCCTACTATTGTGCGCATCCTCCGCAagcgtttcttttttctgctttggatgccccccccccccacctcgtgctgcgcgacagtCTATTTCTTAGTCACCGGTCTTACTACTGCCTGGCGGACCATAGattccccctctccactcccAGCGCCCTCCCTACTCGCGATTTCGCTTTTATCtcatttctcttctcttctttcaccACCAACTTGCCCGTTTTGTTGCCTTTGGGAAGCCTTCGATCTTTACTTGTTTTACCCCAGCAGTCCCTGCCGCGTAGCCATTCGAGCAGTGTGCCCCGTCACACCCATCAACTCAGCCAGTCCCAGCGAAAGGGTAGAGCCAAGTGGGCGCACGCTGACTGCTCAACACAGGCATCGTGAAGTTGCTTCGGGGGGCGGACGTGAGCTTCGCTGCTCCCATCTTCCCACTTCCTCTACGGGGACTTCTTATTGCCCACTCTGAAGTCTCGTTGTTGGTAGCACCCCAACCTCGCTCCCTTCGGCCCTTTCTCAGGTGTTTGTCAGTGTGACCTCATCTGAGATTCATCATCGGAGGCATTCATCTCCTCTACGTTGagtgttctctttttctacTTACCCTTCATAGCCGTTTGAGTTCTGTTGTGCATACACCTCATagtttgctctctctctacactctcctcctcccttcacccccccctctccctctccctcccctccacgtCGTCGGCCTGTTTAACTTGGTAAGCAaaccccttcccctctcatTGTCCGGTGGATCGCGCCTTTCTGTCTGCCGAGGATGCATAAGGGCGATGTATTCGTATTTACCGGCGGCGCCGGTACGGATCGGAATAGCGGAGGTCGTGTGTCGTTAGCGGACATGGTTGGTCATAAACGAATCGACATCCTGACGGGCCACCACAATGGCGTGGGTGGGCTCCTCTGTGAGCTCAACGTGCGGAGCTGCCCAGCCGGGTCGCCTGCTGTGGATATGAGCTCCATCCAGGAGCGCAGGGACGCGGTGAAGCGCCGGGAGCTCGGCATTGTAGCACACTCGGTCCCAGAACGGCAGTCGCGATACGGCGTGAACGTGCTACCCCGGCCGCCGAAGGAAAGCATTTGGAACCTCATGAAGGACTCCATACAGGACGATCGCGTTGTGCAAATTTTGATTGGTGCTGCACTGATATCAATGGCACTTGGCATGACCACCCCCGACTTCCGCACGGGTGAGGTCGACCCCACCATGGGCTGGATTGAGGGGGCAGCCATCTTCGCCTCTGTGCTCATAGTGACGGCTGTGAACGCCGTGAACGACTACCGTAAGCAGGAGCAGTTTGCCGAGGTGATGCGGGCCGAGAACGCGGCGCGCCGCAAGGTCACGGTATGGCGCTATGTTCCGCTCAGCAGCGTGAGCggaggcgggggtggggctAGTGTAACTGGCACAGACGGTCTCACCTGCGTAGCGCTGGAGGTGCCAAGCTCTGATATTGTTGTGGGGGATGTGGTGCAGGTCAGCTCCGGGATGCAGCTAACGTTTGACGCCGTCCTCCTGGACAGTTTCGGCCCCGTCTTGGCAGACGAAAGCAGCGTCACCGGTGAGAACGATGACGTGCTGAAGCAGGTGCTCACCGATCCTTTTCTTATCAGCGGGTCGTCGGTGTTGGATGGCTCAGCTGAGGGAGTGGCACTCGTGTGCGCGGTGGGCCCGAAATCCTTTTCGGGCGAAATCGCTATCTCCATTCAGTCAACAGAAAAAACGAACACGCCGTTGCAAGATCAGCTTGAGGCGATGGCAGAGGTCATCGGCAAGTtcggcgtcggcgcggctGTCTTCACGTTTGCGTCGCTGCTTATCAAGGAGCTTTTTATGTACTTGGTGCACGGCCGACCTCTGCACGGCATGAAGTTCTTTGAGAACTTGACTACGGCGATTGCCATTGTGGTGGTCGCCGTACCGGAGGGCCTACCTCTCTCAGTGACGATCTCACTCGCCTACAGCATGCGGCTCATGCTGAAGGATGGCAACCTTGTCCGTCACTTGGCAGCGTGTGAAACCATGGGCGGTGCATCGGTGCTGTGCACGGACAAGACGGGCACCTTGACGGCCCCAACAATGCGAGTGAAGCAAATCTTCCTTTCCGCGACCACGTACGCGGTAGACGGCGCCGGCAGCTTAATTGGCAGCGGCCTCCCAACCTTTAGCGACGAGGAGTCGCCAGTGGCGTTGCCTACTCACTCCACAACTCTTCACCACTTtgcggtgccaccgccgccgcggggGTTGGGGCAGAGCACGTTCCCACTTGCGCCCCCTAGGAGAGCAATCACCGTTACCGTGCCTCCCTCAACCGTGCAGCTTTTGTTGGACTGCATTGTAGCTAACGCCCTTGACCCCGAGGTAGGGCGTGCAACTAATAAGACGAGCGAGGCcctgctgttgctctgctATCTCATGCACTGCTCAAGCAAccacacagcgcagcaggATGTTCAGGCGTTCCGCAACACCCCAGCCTGCATACTGGCCGCGATGCAGGACCCTAGCCGGTGTCGTCGCTTCCCTTTCAGCTCGCACAGCAAGATGAGCGTGTGCATGTTTCGACAGGCAGCCCCGCCAGCTGCTGGAAGCAATGTAGGGGGTTGCACCCGAATCTACGCGACCGGCGCCGCAGAGGTCGTCTTGAATCGCTGCACGTCGTACATCAACGATCAGGGTGTTTCGGTGCCGTTTACGTCTGAGATGCGGGCTTATCATGAGCAGACCTTGAAGCAGTATACCGAATCGGGGCTGCGAGTCATTTGCTGTGCCTTCAGCGATGCATGTGACGCCGAAGAGGCAAACCTGTGGAGTCAGCAGTCGCAGTACGGCGCAGCTTCCGCGCACGATGGCGAGTTCTGCATGATCGGCCTGGTCGGTCTTGAGGAGGATGTGCGGCCGGAGGTACCTGGCGCAGTGTACCAGTGCTTTGGAGCGGGTGTGCGAGTGATCATGATCACTGGTGATGCAACTCTCACGGCAATCAACGTTGCCCGCCGCTGTGGGCTTCTTTGCGGTGATTCAAGCAATAGCACGCAAACGGGGACGACGTCGCTGGGCGGCAATCGAGTCCGGCGCCATCCCGAAGCGCCTAGCTGGCTGGCCACTTCTGCGCTCGTGAGCAGTAGCGACAATGGGGTTGGTCCGACAGAGAACAGCGATACTGCCATCTTTGTGAATGTGTCACCGCGCTACTACGagaacagcagcgtcggctcTGATCTGGAGAGGCAATTTTTGGAGAGTGCGTTTGGCAGGACAGCATGGATGATGCAGGAACCGGCAGTAAATGCGACACTTCAGCAGCTCATGGACAGCGGCTACGTCCTGGACGGATACACCTTTCGGCAGCTCAGCGACGCGGAGCTACTTAAGCAGTACATGCCGCACATTCGCATCCTCGCGCGCGCCACACCCATGGACAAGAAGCGGCTGCTGGCCCTCCTGCGGCGGATCGACGCGAACGCGGTGATCGCAATGACCGGCGATGGCACCAATGATGCGCCGGCCCTAAAGCTTAGCGATGTCGGATTTGCCATgaacagcggcagtgacgTTGCAAAGCGCGCGTCGGATATTATTTTGCTGAGCGACAACTTTATTGGCATGGTGAAAGCGATTATGTGGGGCCGAAACGTCAAGGACAACATTCGCAAGTTTCTGCAATTTCAACTCACAGTGAACTTTGCGGCGTGCGTCGTCTCCTTTGTTGGCGCCATCATGAGCGAGCAGAACATGTCCCCCCTGAAGCccgtgcagctcctctggTTGAACCTCATCATGGACACGCTTGCCGCCCTCGCACTGGCAACGGAGCTGCCATGTGAGTCGATGCTCCTCGCCCGGCCGCCTGAGCCAAAGGATGCCCCGATCATCGTGTCGAGCATGTGGTTCCAGATTGGCTTTCAGAGCGCCTTCCAGCTAATTGGCCAACTTTTTCTGCTCAGCTATGGGAATATACTGCTGAGCGCGCGCGGGTCCACGAACCCATCGCAGGACGCCggaccaccgctgcgctaCCCGCACTACTTCAGCGATACTCACATCTGCTTTGTCTTCAACTCATTTGTGTGGATGCAAGTCTTCAACTTCTTCAATGCACGTCTTCTACACCGCAGCGAGGGCTTCTTCTCGAACTGGGAGGACAGCACCGTGCTCTTCTGCATTGTCGGCGTCATTGTTATGTTGCAGATCATCATTGTGGAGTTTGGCGGCAAGATTATGTCGACAGTGCCTCTGACAGCGCAGGAGTGGTTCTATTCTGTCCTCATCGCTAGTGGCACTCTGCCAGTGGGTGCTGTCTCACGCCTGATCTATGCCCGCTACACAAAACGCATGCCGCTGCGCGAAGTGTACTCGCGAGGGTTGCTGCCACGGCTTTGGCGCAGCATGAAGAGTGGTAGGCTCAAGGGAAAGAGGTAGTGCTAGTCGTGCATGCTCAGGGGTGGCCTTCCCTCGCTCACCTCTCGCCTGTGCTCTCGTATCTCTCTGTGGTATGGTGACTCACGAGTATGGCCGCCTTTCGTGTTTGTCGCTCTGTCCTctcgtatgtgtgtgtgtgcatcagAGACCTGGTACGGTGCGCTTGTTGGGTTGAGAAAGAGTGAGCTCACAGCGCCACTGACGCGTCGGTATTCCTCTGCTCTTGCCCCAGTCTCTCTACTTCTGggcccctcacccccccctgTTGATGTCGTATGCAGAGTGGTCTTTTCCTGTGTCGGTGTGCCTTAGGGCTTGTTGGTTGTGGGTGGGTTGTGGGGTGCCGCGTTGGTGTACgtgagaaggaggaggaggaagcgtgCTGGAAGACGTGTTCGCGATGTGTGGTttggaagagaaaggaacgCTAAGTCGTGGTGTAGTCACTCGCCAATATTCCcgctcccttccttcctcttcttaGCTTTTGCcatttcctccccccccaccaccaccatctgAGTGGCcaaggagagaaagcgaagaggTACCGCATTATCGAGGCAGCTgtcctcccaccaccaccgcaggtTGACGTGGAAAACGAACCCCCACTGCATAAGCGCGTCATACATGCGTGCACATACATGAAGTCACCAACTTTAGTTGggcacggcgcagcactCTCCACACAGCACTGGCCATACCCCGCTTTGCGCTCGCCTCCAATGCTTTTGAGAAGCAACAAGAGCAGCGTGATTGTATGGAGgtcgcaaaaaaaaaaggttCACGTGCGAGCCTGGTCTTATGCGGGCTCATGACAGATCTCAGCTGACGCTTTCATCTCGAAAGGGaaaccgctgccgctgtctttGCTTGTGTAGGGTTTCGCTCTTGCGTGATGTCGCTCTCTCCATCCACCCCTCAAGGACTTACAGACTGCCCGTCTAGCGCAACTTCACCTACCtatcctcccctcttttctgggAGTacttaccccccccccaacacacacacatacacacacacgtggacCTCAACCTCACTTCTCCCTTCATACTCACTCCTGTTCTTTCACTGTTTCCCCTACACATCCTGAAATGGAAGGAAATCAAAAGAGAGCCGAGATCGTTGTCCCccatccccttcccccttcacacacacacacagagaaatagaaacagcagcacagagtGAAGGAATAAACCAACGTCAAGAGGAACAACGTGGCCAGCAttggaaagaagaaaagcgaagacGTCAACGGAATacagaaaaacgaaaagagcaaaaGTACGCGCCCATTctttcttcgtctctctcgctcgtttTCCCTGTTCCTTCTCCagtctctcctcctcctcctcccattGTCTTATCTCTTGAGTCCAGTGGTCTCAGAACGCCTCTCTGCGCATCGCTTTTGCTTTCAGTGTCTGTGCCATTTTTGCTCTTTTCAACGACCGTGTCgttgctctctcgctctcgcttcGTTTCGCCTTCGCGTCTCGACTCAATTTTTCTTTTGCCGCTTTGTGTTGTCTATTGTAACGCACTTCTGACCTGTACGGTGCCGCACTCCGCGTTGaccgcgtgctgctgttgttgtaTGAAATTCTCTGTCGCGCCCTTCTCCCTATCCACGTCCATTCACCCTGATTCTCGGTACTCTTTCAacctctccccacccctaGCCCTCAGTATTCATCTCGAACTCATATCACCGCTACTACCATTACGATCCTCCCTCACTCGATTTCACACTTTTTGTGCCCTGCAAGATACTCTCCCCTCGCAACCCTCTATTATTTGagtctcctcttccctctgtTTCCTTATTGTCCAGCATTTGTTCTAGAGCGAGCCCCGAGCTCGGCTCAGCTCGGCTCAGCtcagctccctctccctctctctgtgcctggACGCTGCCTTTTCCGTCTCTTTCACAATTTCACTGTTATTGCGCTTTCCTTTGCCTattctcccctcctcgttgTTTGTTGTTCATTCCTGTTTCCCTGTGCTCATCTTCTTTCGGTTGTCGGGggcctttttttgtttgtttgcatTTGCCTGTATTGCGTTGTTGTATTGCTCTTTTCCCGCTCTGCTTGTTCGTTCGCCGTTTGCGTCGGTCtccgtgggtgtgtgtgtgtgcgtgtgtgcgtgcacgtACGTGTGTATTCTCgttcttcctttccccttctcaacctttctctctctctcaccccctcctccccctccccctcctctcctctgccctcCATCTCCTANNNNNNNNNNNNNNNNNNNNNNNNNNNNNNNNNNNNNNNNNNNNNNNNNNNNNNNNNNNNNNNNNNNNNNNNNNNNNNNNNNNNNNNNNNNNNNNNNNNNNNNNNNCCCTCCATCTCCTACAGTTTGTCTattcccctctttctgtgcctTCCCATTTTCGTATTGTTTCccactctgcccccccccctgcctctctcgttccctcaccctctccctcacggGTGTTGCTCACGTCTCTGTCTTTGCTCGATTCGTGTAATCCACGACAGGGTACGTCGGTGCGTGCAGTCCCCCACCCTCGCAGTTACGCGAGAGCCTCTACACAAGTGAAAGGCAACAAAAGGCTCGGAAGAGGCTATTCATATACCCGCAAGCGTACAAACGCGGGTACGGCGAAGGAAAGTAGATTTTACTGAGGCTAAAGAGCGACCTGGACGACCTTGCAGCAGGCGAAAGCAAATCGAAAAGACCGAGTACgacccccccacacacacacacacaggtggGAAAAGTGACACATCGACTTGTCCCCCTTTCTCGGCCTCTTTAGCACACAAGCCGCGCCACCCTCACTTTTTCGCCACAGGTGGATTCGCTCATTTACCCCATCACCTCAGCTGACGCTGTGGGCTCATTTTTCTTGTAGTGTATTTTTCTCCTCCTGTATCGACTGCTGGGAGCagttattttttttctttctgacGTGAGACACCAAGTGCGaggcagacagacacgcacaccaacgTCTCTCCCTGCAGCCGAAGGCACACCACATGCACCACAGAAGCCCAGCAAGCAAAGGAAACTGCACCAACAACTTTTTGCCGGCAAGGACAAGACTGGGCACACAAACCCACCGCAGCAAcacagcagaaaaaaaagtacTGCCACTGTTTTTCGTGTGTTAGTtgtccccttctctcctctgtggcTCTTACGAGGTCTACAGtgtctgtctccctctctcttgctctcgcGTGTATGGGGGTGCGTATGAATTTCTGTGTCACCACCATTCCTCTTGtgtcccccttttttcctttaaTTTTACTCGTCACCACTGGAGTAGGCTTCGAGTATCGCTCTTTCTATTGTGGTGGTGCTTTGCCTGCTCTGGAGTATTTCTGTATGTACGCGTCCGTGTGATGTGTGGGCTTGAGTGTCTCCGCTACGTGAGCACTGACTTAGTTTGCGAGCTGCTATCGCCCTCCCCCGACCCTCCCCGCCACTGCGCTGTTTTCAGTTTCACCCACACGCAGTGGACGTACCACCCACACCTGCCCACATACATACTGCTTCCTCGCATCCCCCTCCTTGTGCACGACGTGTCAGcgtctgcagctcctcactCCCCTCTTTGAAGGACAGCTTTCTACTCTCGCAATAGTAGAAGTGAGACTCCGCTGGTCTTCTCAGAGAGTGACGTGCAGTCACTCCCACTGTTGCAGGCCTCCTCTCATCCTCAACGGTTTAACATCAGCTCTATCATTTTCGCCTTTGCGTGCCTTCCTTTCACTTGTCTTTCTTCTGTGTAACTCTGGCGTCTTTACCGAGAtcgctccgccgccgctgtttcGTGTCTTGTTTTTATCTGTCATTTTGAATCTCTCACCTGGTGTCT
The window above is part of the Leishmania panamensis strain MHOM/PA/94/PSC-1 chromosome 33 sequence genome. Proteins encoded here:
- a CDS encoding calcium-transporting ATPase, putative (TriTrypDB/GeneDB-style sysID: LpmP.33.1050), coding for MVGHKRIDILTGHHNGVGGLLCELNVRSCPAGSPAVDMSSIQERRDAVKRRELGIVAHSVPERQSRYGVNVLPRPPKESIWNLMKDSIQDDRVVQILIGAALISMALGMTTPDFRTGEVDPTMGWIEGAAIFASVLIVTAVNAVNDYRKQEQFAEVMRAENAARRKVTVWRYVPLSSVSGGGGGASVTGTDGLTCVALEVPSSDIVVGDVVQVSSGMQLTFDAVLLDSFGPVLADESSVTGENDDVLKQVLTDPFLISGSSVLDGSAEGVALVCAVGPKSFSGEIAISIQSTEKTNTPLQDQLEAMAEVIGKFGVGAAVFTFASLLIKELFMYLVHGRPLHGMKFFENLTTAIAIVVVAVPEGLPLSVTISLAYSMRLMLKDGNLVRHLAACETMGGASVLCTDKTGTLTAPTMRVKQIFLSATTYAVDGAGSLIGSGLPTFSDEESPVALPTHSTTLHHFAVPPPPRGLGQSTFPLAPPRRAITVTVPPSTVQLLLDCIVANALDPEVGRATNKTSEALLLLCYLMHCSSNHTAQQDVQAFRNTPACILAAMQDPSRCRRFPFSSHSKMSVCMFRQAAPPAAGSNVGGCTRIYATGAAEVVLNRCTSYINDQGVSVPFTSEMRAYHEQTLKQYTESGLRVICCAFSDACDAEEANLWSQQSQYGAASAHDGEFCMIGLVGLEEDVRPEVPGAVYQCFGAGVRVIMITGDATLTAINVARRCGLLCGDSSNSTQTGTTSLGGNRVRRHPEAPSWLATSALVSSSDNGVGPTENSDTAIFVNVSPRYYENSSVGSDLERQFLESAFGRTAWMMQEPAVNATLQQLMDSGYVLDGYTFRQLSDAELLKQYMPHIRILARATPMDKKRLLALLRRIDANAVIAMTGDGTNDAPALKLSDVGFAMNSGSDVAKRASDIILLSDNFIGMVKAIMWGRNVKDNIRKFLQFQLTVNFAACVVSFVGAIMSEQNMSPLKPVQLLWLNLIMDTLAALALATELPCESMLLARPPEPKDAPIIVSSMWFQIGFQSAFQLIGQLFLLSYGNILLSARGSTNPSQDAGPPLRYPHYFSDTHICFVFNSFVWMQVFNFFNARLLHRSEGFFSNWEDSTVLFCIVGVIVMLQIIIVEFGGKIMSTVPLTAQEWFYSVLIASGTLPVGAVSRLIYARYTKRMPLREVYSRGLLPRLWRSMKSGRLKGKR